A region from the Paenibacillus humicola genome encodes:
- the rpsG gene encoding 30S ribosomal protein S7 — translation MPRKGPVPKRDVLPDPLYNSKLVTRLINRIMIDGKRGVAQTILYDAFTLINERTGKDPMEVFEAAIKNIMPVLEVKARRVGGSNYQVPVEVKPERRTSLGLRWLVNYSRNRGEKTMEERLAAEIIDASNNTGASVKRREDTHKMAEANKAFAHYRW, via the coding sequence ATGCCACGCAAAGGTCCAGTACCGAAACGTGATGTACTTCCGGATCCGCTTTATAACAGCAAGCTGGTAACGCGTTTGATTAACCGCATCATGATCGACGGCAAACGCGGCGTAGCGCAGACGATTTTGTATGATGCGTTCACGCTGATCAACGAGCGCACGGGTAAAGACCCGATGGAAGTATTCGAAGCGGCTATCAAAAATATTATGCCTGTACTTGAAGTTAAAGCGCGCCGGGTAGGCGGCTCCAACTATCAGGTCCCGGTAGAAGTAAAGCCAGAGCGACGCACGTCGCTTGGTCTCCGCTGGCTCGTCAACTACTCCCGCAACCGCGGCGAGAAAACGATGGAGGAGCGTCTGGCGGCAGAAATTATCGACGCATCCAACAATACGGGCGCATCGGTGAAAAGACGCGAAGACACGCACAAAATGGCAGAAGCGAATAAAGCATTCGCACACTACCGTTGGTAG
- the rpsL gene encoding 30S ribosomal protein S12, giving the protein MPTINQLVRKGREAKIVKSKSPALQRGFNALKREATDISAPQKRGVCTRVGTMTPKKPNSALRKYARVRLSNRVEVTAYIPGIGHNLQEHSVVLIRGGRVKDLPGVRYHIVRGALDTAGVNNRKQARSKYGTKRAKAKK; this is encoded by the coding sequence ATGCCAACAATCAACCAGCTGGTACGCAAAGGCCGTGAAGCGAAAATCGTCAAATCGAAATCGCCGGCCCTGCAAAGAGGATTCAACGCTCTGAAACGCGAGGCAACGGATATCAGCGCTCCGCAAAAACGCGGTGTCTGCACTCGCGTCGGTACGATGACGCCGAAAAAACCGAACTCCGCGCTGCGTAAATACGCAAGGGTTCGCTTGTCGAACCGCGTTGAGGTTACGGCTTACATTCCGGGTATCGGACATAACCTGCAAGAGCACAGTGTCGTATTGATTCGCGGCGGACGGGTAAAAGACCTTCCGGGTGTACGTTACCATATCGTTCGCGGCGCGCTCGATACGGCAGGCGTAAACAACCGGAAACAAGCTCGTTCGAAATACGGAACGAAACGCGCGAAAGCGAAAAAATAA
- a CDS encoding ribosomal L7Ae/L30e/S12e/Gadd45 family protein, translated as MQYAVGSKQTARMVEQRKAVRVYVAQDADSQMKETIVRLCKTAGVPVQWIDTMKNLGETCGIDVGAAMAAEIPDIE; from the coding sequence AGTATGCGGTTGGCAGTAAGCAAACGGCGAGAATGGTGGAGCAGCGCAAAGCCGTTCGCGTCTATGTTGCGCAAGATGCGGATTCGCAGATGAAGGAAACGATTGTCCGACTCTGCAAAACGGCGGGAGTGCCGGTCCAATGGATCGACACAATGAAGAATCTCGGGGAAACCTGCGGTATTGACGTCGGCGCTGCTATGGCGGCTGAAATACCGGACATCGAATAA